A window of the Serratia sarumanii genome harbors these coding sequences:
- a CDS encoding ABC transporter permease, protein MKLYWQTFVKVLLGMLERPVWLMLILSLCIMSMVYANRTVWDLPVGVVDQDHSTASRQLIRQLDATSKIAIETYDSLEQAQRDLSWRKLFAVIIMPVDLEKKILSGQNIVVPVYGDATNRLANGQIQQDVVAAYQQLLTEYNNGLLLRSGFSERQAQILLTPILGQTLDVFNPGISFAAIIFPGLLVMLLQHSLLIACIRVNIAMKSMPGGKAPLAAHLGGLTALLPIWLFLSIVLFVLWPWVLGYRQTANIAELLLLTFPFLLAVLGLGKLVTECLRSVEMIYLTLAFITTPIFYLSGTIWPLQSMPAWVRAISYSIPSTWGTKAIAGVNQMGLSLNEVWGDVMMMLVLGVVYTLLGFGVAFLRNSVALRGMFRKRRA, encoded by the coding sequence ATGAAGCTCTATTGGCAAACCTTCGTTAAGGTGCTGCTCGGCATGCTGGAGCGGCCGGTGTGGCTGATGCTGATCCTGTCGCTGTGCATCATGAGCATGGTGTACGCCAACCGCACGGTGTGGGATCTGCCGGTGGGGGTGGTCGATCAGGATCACAGCACCGCCAGCCGGCAGCTGATCCGCCAACTGGACGCCACCTCCAAGATAGCGATCGAAACCTACGACAGCCTGGAGCAGGCGCAGCGCGATCTCAGCTGGCGCAAGCTGTTTGCGGTGATCATCATGCCGGTGGATCTGGAGAAGAAGATCCTCAGCGGGCAGAACATCGTGGTGCCGGTGTACGGCGACGCCACCAACCGCCTGGCCAACGGCCAGATCCAACAGGACGTGGTGGCGGCCTACCAGCAGCTGCTGACGGAGTACAACAACGGGCTGCTGCTGCGCAGCGGCTTCAGCGAACGGCAGGCGCAGATACTGCTGACGCCGATACTGGGGCAAACGCTGGACGTGTTTAACCCCGGCATCAGCTTCGCGGCGATCATCTTCCCCGGCCTGCTGGTGATGCTGTTGCAGCACTCGCTGCTGATCGCCTGTATCCGCGTCAATATCGCCATGAAGAGCATGCCCGGCGGCAAGGCGCCGCTGGCGGCGCACCTCGGCGGGCTGACGGCGCTGCTGCCGATCTGGCTGTTCCTGTCGATCGTGCTGTTCGTGCTGTGGCCGTGGGTATTGGGCTATCGGCAGACGGCGAACATCGCCGAACTGCTGCTGCTGACCTTCCCGTTCCTGCTGGCGGTATTGGGGCTGGGCAAGCTGGTGACCGAGTGCCTGCGCAGCGTCGAGATGATCTACCTGACGCTGGCGTTCATCACCACGCCGATCTTCTACCTGTCCGGCACCATCTGGCCGCTGCAGTCGATGCCGGCCTGGGTGCGCGCCATCTCCTACAGCATTCCCTCCACCTGGGGCACCAAGGCGATCGCCGGCGTCAACCAGATGGGGCTGTCGCTGAACGAAGTGTGGGGCGACGTGATGATGATGCTGGTGCTCGGCGTGGTCTACACCCTGCTGGGCTTCGGCGTGGCCTTCTTGCGCAACAGCGTGGCGCTGCGCGGGATGTTCAGGAAACGGCGGGCGTAG
- the yrbN gene encoding protein YrbN gives MTENFLDELCRLAAIINEARVHDD, from the coding sequence ATGACTGAAAATTTTCTCGACGAGTTATGTAGACTGGCTGCCATTATTAATGAGGCACGTGTACATGACGACTGA
- a CDS encoding HlyD family secretion protein has protein sequence MKKKTLFTLLLMMVAIALAVLFRAHNQDLLLQGEVDAPEVIVASKAKGRVVERLIERGDDVKSGQLIIQLDSPELMAQLRSAQATRDEAKAQLDQSLHGTREESIRNLRANLAQAEAQYRNAQNDYNRNLSVAGKGYISKSELDASRRARDTAFQQVQAAKANLDEGINGDRVELRQQYAAALRAAEENLLQIQAQSDDLQVKAPVDGEVGPIPAEVGELLNAGSPLVTLIRVPDAYFVFNLREDILAHVRKGDKVKLRVPALKDKMIDTEVRYIAPLGDYATKRATRATGDFDLKTFEVRLYPSQPVDGLRPGMSTLWQWKE, from the coding sequence ATGAAAAAAAAGACGCTGTTTACCCTGTTGCTGATGATGGTGGCGATCGCATTGGCGGTCCTGTTCCGCGCGCACAATCAGGATCTGTTACTGCAGGGTGAAGTGGACGCTCCCGAAGTGATCGTCGCTTCCAAGGCGAAAGGCCGGGTGGTTGAACGCCTGATCGAACGTGGCGACGACGTGAAAAGCGGCCAGCTGATTATCCAGCTCGACAGCCCCGAACTGATGGCGCAGCTGCGTTCCGCGCAGGCCACGCGCGACGAGGCCAAGGCGCAGCTCGATCAGTCGCTGCACGGCACCCGTGAAGAGAGCATCCGCAACCTGCGCGCCAACCTGGCGCAGGCCGAAGCGCAGTACCGCAATGCGCAAAACGACTACAACCGCAACCTGAGCGTGGCCGGCAAGGGCTATATCTCGAAGTCCGAGCTGGACGCTTCGCGCCGGGCGCGCGACACCGCCTTCCAGCAGGTGCAGGCGGCCAAGGCCAACCTGGACGAAGGTATCAACGGCGACCGCGTCGAGCTGCGGCAACAATACGCGGCGGCGCTGCGGGCGGCGGAAGAGAACCTGCTGCAGATCCAGGCGCAGAGCGACGATCTGCAGGTGAAAGCGCCGGTGGACGGCGAAGTGGGGCCGATCCCGGCCGAAGTGGGCGAGCTGCTGAACGCCGGTAGCCCGCTGGTGACGCTGATCCGGGTGCCGGACGCCTACTTCGTGTTTAACCTGCGCGAAGACATCCTGGCCCACGTGCGCAAAGGCGACAAGGTCAAGCTGCGGGTGCCGGCGCTGAAGGACAAAATGATCGACACCGAGGTGCGCTACATCGCGCCGCTGGGGGATTACGCCACCAAACGCGCCACCCGCGCCACCGGCGACTTCGACCTGAAAACCTTCGAAGTGCGCCTGTATCCGTCACAGCCGGTGGACGGCCTGCGTCCGGGGATGAGCACCTTATGGCAATGGAAAGAGTAA
- the yedF gene encoding sulfurtransferase-like selenium metabolism protein YedF, whose product MKETTIVPDYRLDMLGEPCPYPAVATLEAMPQLKPGEILEVISDCPQSINNIPLDARNHGYKVLDIQQDGPTIRYLIQR is encoded by the coding sequence ATGAAAGAGACGACGATAGTGCCGGACTACCGGCTGGACATGCTGGGCGAGCCTTGCCCGTACCCGGCGGTGGCGACGCTGGAGGCGATGCCGCAGCTGAAGCCGGGGGAAATCCTGGAGGTGATCAGCGATTGCCCGCAGTCGATCAACAACATTCCGCTCGACGCGCGCAACCACGGCTACAAGGTGCTGGATATCCAGCAGGACGGGCCGACCATCCGCTATCTGATCCAGCGTTAA
- a CDS encoding DEAD/DEAH family ATP-dependent RNA helicase: MTTEFETSFADLGLSAPIISALNDLGYEKPSPIQAECIPHLLNGRDVLGMAQTGSGKTAAFSLPLLHNLQADLKAPQILVLAPTRELAVQVAEAMTDFSKHMNGVNVVALYGGQRYDVQLRALRQGPQIVVGTPGRLLDHLKRGTLNLSNLSGLVLDEADEMLRMGFIEDVETIMAEIPAEHQTALFSATMPEAIRRITRRFMKEPQEVRIQSSVTTRPDISQSYWSVYGMRKNEALVRFLEAEDFDAAIIFVRTKNATLEVAEALERSGYSSAALNGDMNQALREQTLERLKDGRLDILIATDVAARGLDVERISLVVNYDIPMDSESYVHRIGRTGRAGRAGRALLFVENRERRLLRNIERTMKLTIPEVELPNAELLGERRLAKFAAKVQQQLESSDLDLYRALLTKLQPEEELDMETLAAALLKMAQGERPLILPPDPVFKPRQRREFNDRDDRRGDRRDSRDSRDGDRPRRERRDVGEMQLYRIEVGRDDGVEVRHIVGAIANEGDISSRYIGNIKLFASHSTIELPKGMPGEILNHFTRTRILNKPMNMQLLGDAQPFERRERRDGGNGGERRGNGRPFNGERREGGPRRSFGERREGGNGGERRGGNYNRDGKPAPRRDDGAPAAPRRRFGDA; the protein is encoded by the coding sequence ATGACGACTGAGTTTGAAACCTCTTTTGCTGATCTGGGGCTGTCTGCTCCAATCATTTCCGCCCTGAACGATCTGGGCTATGAAAAACCATCTCCGATCCAGGCTGAGTGTATTCCTCACCTGTTGAACGGCCGCGACGTGCTGGGCATGGCACAGACCGGTAGTGGTAAAACTGCAGCGTTCTCGCTGCCGCTGCTGCACAACCTGCAGGCAGACCTGAAAGCACCTCAGATCCTGGTGCTGGCACCGACCCGCGAACTGGCGGTTCAGGTTGCCGAAGCGATGACCGATTTCTCCAAACACATGAACGGCGTCAACGTGGTAGCCCTGTACGGCGGCCAGCGTTACGACGTGCAGCTGCGCGCTCTGCGCCAGGGCCCGCAAATCGTTGTGGGTACCCCAGGCCGCCTGCTGGACCACCTGAAACGCGGCACCCTGAACCTCTCTAACCTGAGCGGTCTGGTGCTGGATGAAGCCGACGAAATGCTGCGCATGGGCTTTATCGAAGACGTAGAAACCATCATGGCTGAGATCCCGGCTGAACATCAGACCGCGCTGTTCTCTGCCACCATGCCGGAAGCGATCCGTCGCATCACCCGCCGCTTCATGAAAGAGCCGCAGGAAGTGCGCATCCAATCCAGCGTGACCACCCGTCCGGACATCAGCCAGAGCTACTGGTCGGTGTACGGCATGCGTAAAAACGAAGCGCTGGTGCGTTTCCTGGAAGCTGAAGACTTTGACGCGGCGATCATCTTCGTCCGTACCAAGAACGCGACCCTGGAAGTGGCCGAAGCGCTGGAGCGCAGTGGTTACAGCAGCGCCGCGCTGAACGGCGACATGAACCAGGCGCTGCGTGAGCAGACCCTGGAGCGCCTGAAAGACGGTCGTCTAGATATCCTGATCGCGACCGACGTTGCGGCCCGTGGCCTGGACGTTGAGCGCATCAGCCTGGTTGTCAACTATGACATCCCGATGGACTCCGAGTCTTACGTTCACCGTATCGGCCGTACCGGTCGTGCGGGCCGCGCCGGCCGCGCGCTGCTGTTCGTGGAAAACCGCGAACGCCGCCTGCTGCGCAACATTGAACGCACCATGAAGCTGACCATCCCGGAAGTGGAACTGCCGAACGCAGAACTGCTGGGTGAGCGTCGTCTGGCCAAGTTCGCCGCAAAAGTTCAGCAGCAGCTGGAAAGCAGCGATCTGGATCTGTACCGCGCACTGTTGACCAAACTGCAGCCGGAAGAAGAGCTGGATATGGAAACCCTGGCCGCAGCGCTGCTGAAAATGGCTCAGGGCGAACGTCCGCTGATCCTGCCGCCGGATCCGGTCTTCAAACCGCGCCAGCGCCGCGAGTTCAACGACCGTGACGATCGTCGCGGCGACCGTCGCGACAGCCGCGATAGCCGTGACGGCGACCGTCCGCGTCGCGAACGTCGTGACGTTGGCGAAATGCAGCTGTACCGCATCGAAGTGGGCCGTGACGATGGCGTAGAAGTCCGTCACATCGTTGGCGCGATCGCTAACGAAGGCGACATCAGCAGCCGTTACATCGGTAACATCAAGCTGTTCGCGTCCCACTCCACCATCGAGCTGCCAAAAGGCATGCCGGGCGAGATCCTGAATCATTTCACTCGCACCCGCATCCTGAACAAGCCGATGAACATGCAGCTGCTGGGCGATGCACAGCCGTTCGAACGCCGCGAGCGTCGTGACGGTGGCAACGGCGGCGAGCGTCGCGGCAACGGTCGTCCGTTCAACGGCGAACGTCGCGAAGGCGGCCCACGTCGTTCCTTCGGCGAACGTCGTGAAGGCGGCAACGGCGGCGAGCGTCGTGGCGGTAACTACAACCGTGACGGCAAACCGGCGCCACGCCGTGATGATGGCGCACCTGCTGCACCACGTCGTCGTTTCGGCGACGCGTAA
- the nlpI gene encoding lipoprotein NlpI codes for MKPFLRWCYVATALMLAGCSNHDWRKDEVLAIPLQPTLQQEVILARMEQILASRALTDDERAQLLYERGVLYDSLGLRALARNDFSQALAIRPDMPEVFNYLGIYLTQAGNFDAAYEAFDSVLELDPTYNYARLNRGIALYYGGRFPLAQDDLQAFYQDDPNDPFRSLWLYLVEREIDPKKAEVALQQRYDKADRGQWGWNIVEFYLGKISEKTLMERLKADATDNTSLAEHLSETDFYLGKHYLSLGDKDTASALFKLTVANNVHNFVEHRYALLELALLGQEQDDLSESDQQ; via the coding sequence ATGAAGCCTTTCTTGCGCTGGTGTTACGTTGCGACAGCACTCATGCTGGCAGGATGCAGCAACCATGATTGGCGTAAAGACGAAGTTTTGGCAATCCCGTTGCAGCCAACGTTGCAGCAGGAAGTGATCCTGGCGCGCATGGAACAAATTCTTGCCAGCCGGGCACTGACGGACGACGAACGCGCACAGCTTTTATATGAGCGCGGTGTGCTGTATGATAGCCTCGGGTTACGTGCATTAGCGCGCAATGATTTCTCGCAGGCGCTGGCGATACGTCCCGACATGCCGGAAGTTTTCAACTACCTGGGCATTTACTTAACGCAGGCAGGCAATTTTGATGCTGCCTATGAAGCGTTTGATTCTGTACTAGAGCTTGATCCAACTTACAATTACGCGCGTTTAAACCGGGGCATCGCACTGTATTATGGCGGCCGCTTCCCGTTGGCGCAGGATGATCTGCAGGCGTTTTATCAAGACGACCCAAACGATCCCTTCCGTTCGTTATGGCTGTATCTGGTGGAGCGAGAAATCGATCCCAAGAAGGCCGAGGTAGCGCTTCAGCAGCGCTATGACAAAGCGGACAGAGGGCAATGGGGATGGAATATTGTCGAATTCTACCTGGGCAAGATCAGCGAAAAAACGCTGATGGAACGCCTCAAGGCAGATGCAACGGATAACACTTCGCTCGCTGAGCATCTCAGTGAAACTGACTTCTATTTGGGTAAACACTACCTGAGTCTGGGGGACAAGGACACCGCTTCGGCGCTGTTCAAACTGACGGTGGCTAACAACGTTCACAACTTCGTTGAGCACCGCTATGCATTGTTGGAATTGGCGCTTTTGGGCCAAGAGCAAGACGACCTATCGGAATCGGACCAGCAATAG
- a CDS encoding ABC transporter permease, which translates to MAMERVRAGWRCFSHAFDKECRVAFRSPVVHWLSWIFPLILFGLISSNFSEGTLLDLPVSVVDSDHSPLSKSLTRRLDAGSHAHVEAYGGGLPESLSRLRSAQDYALLYIPPDFEANALSGKQPSVVMYYNALFYGAGLYSTQDFGGLMNEINASTRSIIATEMGKSLPPLADVTLSYGSLFNASGSYIYYQQFAATIHLLQLFAVTCMIYVLARSKSLLQAKPFSLALLGKLAPYTLCFTTLLMVEIAALVGIFDARVSGNPLFMLMIGLFYVMAAQSIGLLLYTFTGSTITAYSLIGILVSIAMTFSGMAVPELSMPLPARIISNIEPLTHALYAMFDVFLRQVHASAIFSVCALLAVYPLVAALLVRNRLPARLAKEGNAG; encoded by the coding sequence ATGGCAATGGAAAGAGTAAGGGCCGGCTGGCGCTGCTTCAGTCATGCGTTCGACAAAGAGTGTCGCGTTGCCTTTCGCAGCCCGGTGGTGCACTGGCTGAGCTGGATCTTTCCGCTGATCCTGTTTGGGCTGATCAGCAGCAACTTCTCCGAAGGCACGCTGCTCGATCTGCCGGTCTCGGTGGTGGACAGCGATCACAGCCCGCTGTCCAAGTCGCTGACCCGGCGGCTGGACGCCGGGTCGCACGCCCACGTCGAGGCCTACGGCGGCGGATTGCCGGAGTCGCTGAGCCGCCTGCGCAGCGCGCAGGATTACGCGTTGCTGTACATTCCGCCGGACTTCGAGGCCAACGCGCTGTCGGGCAAACAGCCTAGCGTGGTGATGTACTACAACGCGCTGTTCTACGGCGCCGGGCTGTACTCCACCCAGGACTTTGGCGGCCTGATGAACGAAATCAACGCCAGCACCCGCAGCATCATCGCCACCGAGATGGGCAAATCGCTGCCGCCGCTGGCGGATGTGACGCTCTCTTACGGCAGCCTGTTCAACGCCAGCGGCAGCTATATCTATTACCAGCAGTTCGCCGCCACCATCCATCTGCTGCAGCTGTTCGCGGTGACCTGCATGATCTACGTGCTGGCGCGCAGCAAATCGCTGCTGCAGGCCAAGCCGTTCAGCCTGGCGCTGCTCGGCAAGCTGGCGCCGTACACGCTGTGTTTCACCACCCTGCTGATGGTGGAGATCGCGGCGCTGGTAGGCATCTTTGACGCCCGCGTCAGCGGTAACCCGCTGTTTATGCTGATGATCGGCCTGTTTTACGTGATGGCAGCGCAGAGCATCGGCCTGCTGCTGTACACCTTTACCGGCAGCACCATCACCGCCTACAGCCTGATCGGTATTTTGGTCAGTATCGCGATGACCTTCTCCGGCATGGCGGTGCCTGAGCTGTCGATGCCGCTGCCGGCGCGCATCATTTCCAACATCGAGCCGCTGACCCACGCGCTGTACGCGATGTTCGACGTGTTCCTGCGGCAGGTGCACGCCAGCGCCATTTTCAGCGTGTGTGCGCTGCTGGCGGTCTACCCGCTGGTGGCCGCGCTGCTGGTGCGCAATCGCCTGCCGGCTCGGCTGGCAAAAGAGGGGAACGCCGGATGA
- the yedE gene encoding selenium metabolism membrane protein YedE/FdhT has product MSWQQFKSQYLVRFWAPLPAVIAAGILSTYYFGMTGTFWAVTGEFTRWGGHVLQWFGLHPEQWGYFKVIGLQGTPLERIDGRMIIGMFAGCIAAALWANNIKLRQPQHRIRIVQALLGGIIAGFGARLAMGCNLAAFFTGIPQFSLHAWFFALATAAGSYFGAKFTLLPMFRIPVKLQKVKAAAPLTQKPEQARRRFRLGMAVFGLAVAWSLWTLFDAPKLGIAMLFGIGFGLLIERAQICFTSAFRDLWITGRTHMAKAIIIGMAVSAIGIFSYVQLGVAPKIMWAGPNAVLGGLLFGFGIVLAGGCETGWMYRAVEGQVHYWWVGLGNIIGATLLAYYWDDLAPALATDYDKINLLDTFGPIGGLLVTYLLLALAFAAMLWWEKRFFRARPEAQVVNLRSLP; this is encoded by the coding sequence ATGAGTTGGCAGCAGTTCAAATCTCAATACCTGGTGCGCTTTTGGGCGCCGCTGCCGGCGGTGATCGCCGCCGGGATCCTTTCTACCTACTATTTCGGCATGACCGGCACCTTCTGGGCGGTGACCGGCGAGTTCACCCGCTGGGGCGGCCATGTGCTGCAGTGGTTCGGCCTGCACCCCGAGCAGTGGGGCTATTTCAAGGTTATCGGCCTGCAGGGCACGCCGCTGGAGCGCATCGACGGGCGCATGATCATCGGCATGTTCGCCGGCTGCATCGCCGCCGCGCTGTGGGCCAACAACATCAAGCTGCGCCAGCCGCAGCACCGCATTCGCATCGTGCAGGCGCTGCTGGGCGGCATTATCGCCGGCTTCGGCGCGCGCCTGGCGATGGGCTGTAACCTGGCGGCATTCTTCACCGGTATTCCGCAGTTCTCGCTGCACGCCTGGTTCTTCGCGCTGGCGACCGCCGCAGGGTCGTACTTCGGCGCCAAATTCACGCTGCTGCCGATGTTCCGCATTCCGGTTAAATTGCAAAAGGTGAAGGCCGCCGCGCCGCTGACGCAGAAGCCTGAGCAGGCGCGCCGCCGCTTCCGGCTGGGCATGGCGGTCTTCGGCCTGGCGGTGGCCTGGTCGCTGTGGACGCTGTTCGATGCGCCGAAGCTCGGCATCGCCATGTTGTTCGGCATCGGCTTCGGTCTGCTGATCGAACGCGCGCAGATCTGCTTCACCTCGGCGTTCCGCGATCTGTGGATCACCGGCCGCACCCACATGGCGAAAGCCATCATCATCGGCATGGCGGTGAGCGCCATCGGCATCTTCAGCTACGTGCAGCTCGGCGTGGCGCCGAAAATCATGTGGGCCGGCCCGAATGCGGTGCTGGGCGGCTTGCTGTTCGGCTTCGGCATCGTGCTGGCCGGCGGTTGCGAGACCGGCTGGATGTACCGCGCGGTGGAAGGGCAGGTGCACTACTGGTGGGTGGGGCTGGGCAACATCATCGGCGCCACGCTGCTGGCCTATTACTGGGACGATCTGGCGCCGGCGCTGGCGACCGACTACGACAAGATCAACCTGCTCGACACCTTCGGCCCGATCGGCGGCCTGCTGGTGACCTACCTGCTGCTGGCGCTGGCCTTCGCCGCCATGCTGTGGTGGGAGAAACGCTTTTTCCGCGCCCGGCCTGAGGCGCAGGTGGTGAATTTGAGGAGCCTGCCATGA
- a CDS encoding luciferase-like monooxygenase, whose protein sequence is MTENTAVPLSVLDLSPIPQGAKARDAFHCSLDLAQHAERWGYRRYWLAEHHNMTGIGSAATSVLLGYLAAGTQSIRLGSGGVMLPNHAPLVIAEQFGTLESLYPGRIDLGLGRAPGTDQRTMMALRRHLSGDVDTFPRDVQELQNYFCDAQPGQLVQAVPGQGLHVPLWLLGSSLYSAQLAAQLGLPFAFASHFAPDMLFQALQLYRENFKPSKQLAQPHAMVCVNVIAADSDSDARFLFSSMQQQFINLRRGSPGPLPPPVDNIHALWTAGEQYGVEQALRMSIVGDEKTVRHGLQTLLRETDADEIMVNGQIFDHQARLRSFEIVAGVKGDVVKG, encoded by the coding sequence ATGACTGAAAACACTGCCGTACCGCTGTCGGTACTGGATTTATCGCCAATCCCGCAAGGGGCCAAAGCGCGCGACGCTTTCCACTGTTCGCTGGATTTGGCGCAGCACGCCGAACGCTGGGGCTACCGGCGCTACTGGCTGGCCGAGCACCACAACATGACCGGCATCGGCAGCGCCGCCACCTCGGTGCTGCTGGGCTATCTGGCCGCCGGCACCCAGAGCATTCGCCTCGGCTCCGGCGGCGTGATGCTGCCGAACCATGCACCGCTGGTGATCGCCGAGCAGTTCGGCACGCTGGAGTCGCTCTACCCCGGCCGCATCGATCTGGGGCTGGGCCGCGCGCCCGGCACCGATCAGCGCACCATGATGGCGCTGCGCCGCCACCTGTCCGGCGATGTGGATACCTTCCCGCGCGACGTGCAGGAGCTGCAAAACTACTTCTGCGACGCGCAGCCCGGCCAACTGGTGCAGGCAGTGCCGGGCCAGGGGCTGCACGTGCCGCTCTGGCTGCTCGGCTCCAGCCTCTACAGCGCGCAGTTGGCGGCGCAGCTTGGCCTGCCGTTCGCCTTCGCCTCGCACTTCGCCCCGGATATGCTGTTCCAGGCGCTGCAGCTGTACCGCGAAAACTTCAAACCGTCCAAACAGCTGGCGCAGCCGCACGCCATGGTGTGCGTCAACGTGATCGCCGCCGACAGCGATAGCGATGCGCGCTTCCTGTTCAGCTCGATGCAGCAGCAGTTCATCAACCTGCGCCGCGGATCGCCCGGCCCGCTGCCGCCGCCGGTGGATAACATCCACGCGCTGTGGACCGCCGGTGAGCAATACGGCGTCGAGCAGGCGCTGCGGATGTCGATCGTCGGCGATGAAAAAACCGTGCGCCACGGGCTGCAAACGCTGCTGCGTGAAACCGATGCCGACGAGATCATGGTCAACGGCCAGATCTTCGATCACCAGGCGCGGCTGCGTTCGTTCGAGATTGTTGCCGGAGTGAAAGGCGACGTCGTGAAGGGATAA